A region of Fibrobacter sp. UWT2 DNA encodes the following proteins:
- a CDS encoding tetratricopeptide repeat protein, producing the protein MRLLVFLMCLLAAGLWARPINDGNKLFKNGDYAGALEKYMKAREAEPANPLLFYNIGTCQYKLGNYDEAKKELESAVRMPDKKMAAKAAYNLANTHFRMGEKAAEGSERIAAWRESVAYLKKAIDLDNTFENAKKNVEIVQRKLKEELDKQKQNQDQNQDQNNDQKQPPLSDKAKEVLARALQLCKDGKYAEAKEMLENLIAEDETAGQLSGHVQRIDDVIEIKAGRKPKAKIDASNTDNDLEVI; encoded by the coding sequence ATGCGTTTACTTGTTTTTTTGATGTGTTTACTTGCTGCCGGGCTGTGGGCGCGCCCCATTAATGACGGCAATAAATTGTTTAAGAACGGCGACTACGCCGGTGCGCTCGAAAAGTACATGAAGGCCCGTGAAGCGGAGCCTGCAAACCCGCTTTTGTTCTACAATATCGGAACTTGCCAGTACAAGCTCGGCAACTATGACGAAGCCAAGAAAGAGCTTGAGAGCGCCGTGCGCATGCCGGATAAAAAGATGGCGGCGAAGGCAGCCTACAATTTGGCGAATACGCATTTCCGCATGGGCGAAAAAGCGGCTGAAGGTAGCGAACGCATTGCTGCATGGCGCGAATCGGTCGCTTACTTGAAGAAGGCCATTGACCTTGACAACACTTTTGAAAATGCGAAAAAGAACGTGGAAATCGTTCAGCGCAAACTGAAAGAAGAACTCGACAAGCAAAAGCAGAATCAGGACCAGAACCAAGACCAGAATAACGACCAGAAGCAGCCGCCTTTGAGCGACAAGGCCAAGGAAGTTCTGGCGCGAGCCTTGCAGCTTTGCAAAGACGGCAAGTACGCCGAAGCAAAGGAAATGCTCGAGAACCTGATTGCCGAAGACGAGACCGCCGGCCAGCTCAGCGGACACGTACAGCGCATTGACGACGTCATCGAAATCAAGGCCGGCCGCAAGCCCAAGGCGAAGATTGACGCCAGTAACACCGACAACGACCTGGAGGTAATCTAA
- a CDS encoding GTP-binding protein, whose translation MTQPVRNIAILAHVDAGKTTLSERILFAAGEVRRPGKVEEGLATMDYMPEEKERGITIESGVAHFEWKNTWFNFIDTPGHVDFGAEVDMALSAVEGAVLVVSAASGVETQTVAAYKKLREAGVRTILFVNKLDNPDYSLDETLINIEEVLGVRPVLMAFPEYKNGRIESTLDVLSKSRLIHSPSGEEIIDDSWPQAGEASEATEKIKKHYAEAVEFASNFDDEVLQLALEGKPVPPKMLLRGLKGLAQSNDYALCYAGSAMEGFGVRSLVTALSFFLPDVPEFGADELGQVIRLRHFKGVGEISLFRSHTNMERKAWPAGFEFSRLKANLLQPVDEIRSGDIYAMRSPFETELGEILKVTPEGRSDPMPQGDQGELPHSSIRDKYQPLLQTRVECLGAEDYNHVEKSLNVLARMDPSFRVQKDDGGFWYLHTVGEVQLDVLLARLKREFGCEVKAGSPEVRWQERLCRNVGPVENTFQLGPHKISIKLSATPLEGDAHDIRLSAEFLETAPREILAGVRSALLESTEVGVLGKGALVGVCFEVHEFTWTENALPPMIKKACADAVTKLIKPADVQLFEPVMELSLECPVNFAGLVTGDIQSREGKVKEIGGDGKTHFLKADVPLRKIFGYATGVRSISKGTALYSMKLLGYKPAIL comes from the coding sequence ATGACACAGCCTGTTCGCAACATCGCCATCCTTGCCCATGTGGATGCCGGAAAGACGACTCTTTCCGAGCGAATCCTGTTTGCGGCAGGCGAAGTACGCAGGCCCGGCAAGGTGGAAGAAGGCCTTGCCACTATGGACTATATGCCCGAAGAAAAAGAACGCGGCATTACCATTGAAAGCGGCGTGGCCCATTTCGAATGGAAGAACACCTGGTTCAATTTTATCGATACGCCGGGCCATGTAGATTTTGGTGCCGAAGTGGACATGGCGCTTTCGGCCGTAGAAGGTGCCGTCCTTGTGGTAAGTGCCGCGAGCGGGGTTGAAACACAAACGGTTGCGGCCTACAAAAAACTCCGCGAAGCGGGCGTCCGCACGATTTTATTTGTCAATAAGCTAGACAATCCTGATTATTCTCTTGACGAGACCCTCATCAATATCGAAGAAGTGCTAGGGGTACGCCCCGTATTGATGGCATTCCCCGAATACAAAAACGGGCGAATCGAAAGCACGCTGGATGTCCTCAGCAAGAGCAGACTTATACATTCTCCCTCGGGCGAAGAAATTATCGACGATTCGTGGCCGCAGGCAGGCGAAGCCAGCGAGGCCACCGAAAAAATCAAGAAGCATTACGCCGAAGCCGTGGAATTCGCCAGCAACTTTGACGACGAAGTCTTGCAACTTGCGCTCGAAGGAAAGCCGGTTCCGCCCAAGATGCTTCTGCGAGGCCTTAAGGGACTTGCGCAGAGCAACGACTATGCTCTCTGCTACGCAGGGTCCGCCATGGAGGGTTTCGGCGTTCGGAGCCTGGTGACCGCCCTTTCCTTTTTCTTGCCCGATGTTCCCGAATTCGGGGCAGACGAGCTGGGACAAGTCATTCGACTGCGCCACTTCAAGGGTGTAGGCGAAATTTCGCTGTTCCGCAGCCATACGAATATGGAACGCAAGGCTTGGCCCGCGGGTTTTGAATTCTCGCGCCTCAAGGCAAACCTGTTGCAGCCTGTCGACGAAATCCGCTCCGGCGACATTTACGCCATGCGAAGCCCCTTCGAGACAGAACTCGGCGAAATTCTCAAAGTGACGCCCGAAGGGCGGAGCGACCCCATGCCTCAAGGCGACCAAGGGGAGCTTCCCCACTCCTCTATCCGCGACAAGTACCAGCCGCTTTTGCAGACCCGCGTGGAATGCCTCGGGGCCGAAGACTACAACCATGTAGAAAAGAGCCTGAACGTCCTCGCCCGTATGGACCCCAGCTTCCGCGTGCAAAAAGACGATGGCGGATTCTGGTACCTGCATACCGTAGGCGAAGTTCAGCTGGACGTGTTGCTCGCCCGCCTCAAGCGCGAATTCGGCTGCGAAGTGAAGGCCGGCTCCCCGGAAGTGCGCTGGCAAGAACGCCTCTGTCGCAACGTGGGCCCCGTCGAAAACACCTTCCAGCTCGGCCCCCATAAGATTTCGATTAAGCTTTCGGCTACCCCGCTGGAAGGGGACGCTCACGATATCCGTCTCTCCGCCGAATTCCTGGAAACCGCCCCCCGTGAAATTCTGGCCGGCGTCCGCTCGGCACTCCTGGAATCTACCGAAGTGGGCGTTTTGGGCAAGGGAGCCCTCGTAGGCGTCTGTTTTGAGGTTCATGAATTTACCTGGACCGAAAACGCCCTCCCGCCCATGATCAAGAAAGCCTGCGCCGATGCCGTCACCAAGCTCATCAAGCCTGCCGACGTGCAACTTTTTGAGCCGGTCATGGAACTTTCGCTGGAATGCCCCGTGAATTTTGCGGGGCTTGTCACCG
- a CDS encoding NPCBM/NEW2 domain-containing protein has protein sequence MRLPIKFSLKSTLSAFPQKIKGCLQQDSFALWGLLVILLNFVMLHGIGFASDLTFWKHWISDLQHGVGNFTGNYPPLYVLWLRVVGWIYQVTGLNMDLEYELKQFCLFPVILAHISLAHFVWLRIHKKSWLPEVKTVVMLLVVANPAFYLDGPIWGQVDVLPVTFCVWGLWYASKPKTYAIGMALFMLGLLTKFQMIMFLPVFGALSLRYRKVMWKGLLAMAAMFLLVFLPFIIAGNFSKEFAQAYLSTIDEYPYASMNAGNLWMVFSGNMTPQSRPIFEWAPSFMNPGLLGKIFFVVISVAVMALTFFKRLPVSRVMTLAALNALAFFMILPCMHERYVLAAAVVAIAGVACKNRPVVIWAVLLSMVAFLNISMMTSIRGSALWFWIAMAGIVVMFAYMAHTFAPAALDKALRVCGKVKLPALVPYALFALIYLVDVGGSYLQQAKTAYHLKKGESFVYDLKLLHQSQGYGNTNIGKTVDNNPLHLNGTLYLNGIGSHAPSKHVYALPENASRFTVTCGVDDESGNGVVEFIVRVDDKEIWRSGRMEGRQTATADLDIRGGKKISLETDELGSKNFDHIDWVNPVIHVD, from the coding sequence ATGCGTTTACCGATAAAGTTTTCATTGAAAAGTACCTTGTCTGCATTCCCCCAAAAAATCAAGGGCTGCCTTCAACAGGATTCTTTCGCCTTGTGGGGCCTGCTTGTTATCCTGTTGAATTTCGTAATGTTGCACGGAATCGGCTTCGCTTCTGACTTGACTTTTTGGAAGCATTGGATAAGCGACTTGCAGCATGGGGTCGGTAACTTTACCGGCAACTACCCGCCGCTTTATGTGTTATGGCTCCGCGTGGTCGGCTGGATTTACCAGGTTACCGGCCTCAACATGGATCTGGAATATGAACTCAAGCAGTTCTGCCTTTTCCCGGTGATTTTGGCCCACATTTCGCTTGCTCATTTTGTGTGGTTGCGCATTCATAAAAAGAGCTGGCTTCCCGAAGTAAAAACCGTCGTGATGCTCCTAGTGGTGGCAAACCCGGCGTTTTACCTGGATGGCCCGATTTGGGGACAGGTCGACGTATTGCCGGTGACATTCTGCGTGTGGGGACTTTGGTACGCCTCTAAGCCTAAAACCTACGCCATAGGCATGGCGCTGTTCATGCTTGGACTCTTGACCAAATTCCAAATGATCATGTTCTTGCCGGTATTCGGAGCGCTTTCGCTGCGTTACCGCAAAGTCATGTGGAAAGGCCTCTTGGCAATGGCCGCCATGTTCCTGCTGGTATTCCTGCCTTTTATTATTGCAGGAAACTTTAGCAAGGAATTTGCACAGGCCTACTTGAGCACCATTGACGAATACCCTTATGCATCGATGAATGCGGGTAACTTGTGGATGGTATTCTCGGGGAACATGACACCGCAATCCAGGCCGATTTTTGAATGGGCGCCCTCGTTCATGAATCCGGGCCTGCTAGGAAAGATTTTCTTTGTGGTTATTTCGGTCGCGGTAATGGCATTGACCTTCTTCAAGCGCTTGCCGGTATCGCGCGTGATGACCTTGGCGGCATTGAATGCGTTAGCCTTCTTTATGATTTTACCCTGCATGCACGAACGTTATGTGCTTGCCGCCGCTGTCGTTGCCATTGCAGGAGTCGCCTGCAAGAACCGCCCGGTCGTGATTTGGGCGGTACTCCTTTCGATGGTCGCCTTCTTGAACATTTCGATGATGACATCGATTCGCGGAAGCGCGCTTTGGTTCTGGATTGCCATGGCGGGCATCGTGGTGATGTTTGCGTATATGGCGCATACGTTTGCGCCAGCGGCACTTGACAAGGCTTTGCGAGTTTGCGGCAAGGTGAAGTTGCCCGCACTTGTGCCGTATGCATTGTTTGCCTTGATTTATTTGGTAGATGTGGGCGGGAGCTATTTGCAGCAGGCAAAAACCGCTTACCACCTCAAGAAGGGTGAAAGCTTTGTTTATGACTTGAAATTGCTACACCAGTCTCAAGGCTACGGCAACACGAATATCGGCAAAACGGTCGACAATAATCCATTGCATTTGAACGGCACACTTTACCTTAACGGAATCGGATCGCATGCTCCGTCGAAACATGTTTACGCGCTTCCGGAAAACGCTTCTCGATTTACCGTAACTTGCGGCGTTGACGATGAATCGGGCAACGGTGTGGTAGAATTTATCGTGCGTGTCGACGACAAGGAAATCTGGCGTAGCGGGCGTATGGAAGGCCGCCAGACGGCAACTGCCGACTTGGACATTCGCGGTGGTAAAAAAATTTCTCTTGAAACCGATGAACTGGGCTCCAAGAATTTTGACCACATTGACTGGGTGAATCCGGTTATTCACGTAGATTAA
- a CDS encoding DNA methylase — MVGRTYAAIDLKSFFASVECILRGLDPLKAKLVVADESRTEKTICLAVTPALKAYGIPGRARLFEVNQKVREVQRRTGEKIEFTIAKPQMAKYVEYSTKVYNVYLKYVSAEDIHAYSIDECFLDLTRYLKLYRKTARELVKTIIQDVFTSTGITATGGIGTNLYLCKIAMDVMAKHVEADADGVRIAELDEMSYRKQLWSHRPITSFWQVGRGIAERLENCRLNAGRGIYTMGDIARVSVKNPEALYKLFGVNAEILIDHAWGYEPCTIADIKKAKPRNRSTGEGQVLQDPYPFDKARLVVREMVDTVSMTLIAHDLVTNAMVLTVGYDRENVDKGIYRGVTVTDFYGRTIPKPAHGTANIGYYTSSQSVMADAVMKLFDRIVDPKLTVRRLNLVAADIVDASHEQYDLFTDVKKQEREKKRLKAELLIKKRFGKNAIVKGMDLQEGATTIERNGQIGGHRA; from the coding sequence ATCGTGGGACGCACTTACGCGGCCATTGACCTAAAGTCGTTCTTTGCCTCGGTGGAATGTATTCTCCGGGGCCTTGACCCGCTTAAGGCGAAACTTGTGGTAGCCGACGAAAGCCGCACCGAAAAGACGATTTGCTTGGCGGTAACGCCGGCGCTCAAGGCTTACGGAATTCCAGGCCGCGCAAGACTTTTCGAAGTAAACCAAAAGGTACGCGAGGTACAGCGGCGTACGGGCGAAAAGATTGAATTCACCATCGCAAAGCCGCAAATGGCGAAGTACGTGGAATATTCCACCAAAGTCTACAATGTTTACCTGAAGTATGTAAGCGCCGAAGATATTCATGCGTATTCAATTGACGAATGTTTTTTGGATTTGACGCGGTACTTGAAGCTTTATAGAAAGACTGCCCGCGAACTGGTGAAGACGATTATCCAAGATGTATTCACATCTACGGGAATTACTGCCACGGGCGGCATCGGCACAAATCTGTACCTTTGCAAGATTGCGATGGATGTGATGGCGAAGCATGTGGAAGCAGATGCAGATGGCGTGCGCATCGCGGAACTCGACGAGATGAGTTACCGCAAACAGCTTTGGTCGCACCGGCCAATTACGAGTTTTTGGCAGGTGGGCCGCGGAATTGCGGAGCGCTTGGAAAATTGCAGGCTGAATGCCGGGCGCGGCATTTACACGATGGGCGACATTGCCCGCGTGAGCGTCAAGAATCCTGAAGCATTGTACAAGCTTTTCGGTGTGAACGCAGAAATTCTGATTGACCACGCCTGGGGTTACGAGCCTTGCACGATTGCAGACATCAAGAAAGCGAAACCGCGGAACAGAAGCACAGGCGAAGGCCAAGTGTTGCAAGACCCGTATCCGTTTGACAAGGCGCGGCTTGTGGTGCGCGAAATGGTCGATACAGTCTCAATGACTTTGATTGCCCACGACTTGGTGACAAACGCAATGGTGCTCACAGTGGGTTACGACCGTGAAAACGTGGACAAGGGAATTTACCGCGGCGTAACCGTAACGGATTTTTACGGGCGCACGATTCCGAAACCTGCTCACGGCACGGCAAACATCGGCTATTACACTAGTTCCCAATCGGTGATGGCAGATGCAGTCATGAAACTTTTTGACCGCATTGTGGACCCGAAGCTTACAGTGCGGCGATTGAACCTGGTTGCCGCCGACATTGTCGATGCTAGCCACGAACAGTACGACTTGTTTACCGACGTGAAAAAACAGGAACGCGAAAAGAAGCGCCTGAAAGCGGAACTTTTAATCAAGAAGCGTTTTGGCAAGAACGCCATTGTGAAGGGAATGGATTTGCAAGAAGGCGCCACCACTATTGAACGCAACGGACAAATCGGAGGACATCGGGCTTAG
- the pyrF gene encoding orotidine-5'-phosphate decarboxylase encodes MNFQARLEERIAKCGNPICLGMDPVMKLIDPCCPEGSVEDKIKRFYSEILECCLKRNVTPAVVKPNSAYYECVSVQAMLVLQQLIADYRSAGIPVILDAKRGDIGKSSAAYATAAYDVYKADAVTVSPWMGADSVGPFIRENSENGAYVLLRTSNKGAHDFQDLPVVRGDDPRDVAEAFYSVADKIMEWDANLGYLGAVVGATHPEELEKITAYTVAHKHEIPFLIPGVSIPGVPGGQGGDAKTVLTAIANGGGKRKFHVLNSSSGLNFAYQRSGHPENFASDCVDALEKLAEACQI; translated from the coding sequence ATGAACTTTCAGGCCCGTTTAGAAGAACGTATCGCCAAGTGCGGTAACCCGATTTGCCTCGGCATGGATCCGGTCATGAAGTTGATTGACCCGTGCTGCCCCGAAGGTAGCGTCGAAGACAAGATCAAGCGTTTCTATTCTGAAATTTTGGAATGCTGCCTCAAGCGCAACGTGACACCCGCCGTGGTGAAGCCGAATAGCGCTTACTACGAATGCGTGAGCGTGCAGGCCATGCTCGTGCTGCAGCAGCTGATTGCTGACTACCGCAGTGCTGGTATTCCCGTGATTCTGGATGCCAAGCGCGGTGACATCGGTAAGTCGAGCGCAGCTTATGCAACCGCCGCTTACGATGTGTACAAGGCTGATGCCGTGACGGTGTCTCCTTGGATGGGCGCCGATTCCGTGGGTCCGTTCATTCGCGAAAATTCTGAAAACGGTGCATACGTTTTGCTCCGCACGAGCAATAAGGGCGCCCACGACTTCCAGGATTTGCCGGTGGTCCGTGGCGACGACCCGCGCGATGTTGCCGAAGCCTTCTATTCCGTAGCCGACAAGATTATGGAATGGGACGCCAACCTCGGTTACCTCGGCGCCGTGGTCGGTGCAACGCATCCTGAAGAACTCGAAAAGATTACCGCCTACACGGTTGCTCACAAGCACGAAATTCCGTTCCTGATTCCGGGCGTGTCTATTCCTGGTGTTCCGGGCGGTCAGGGCGGTGACGCAAAGACCGTGCTTACGGCTATCGCCAATGGCGGTGGCAAGCGCAAGTTCCACGTGCTCAACAGCTCCAGTGGTTTGAACTTTGCCTACCAGCGCAGCGGTCATCCTGAAAACTTCGCAAGCGATTGCGTAGACGCTCTCGAAAAACTCGCAGAGGCCTGCCAGATTTAA
- a CDS encoding M18 family aminopeptidase, with the protein MKYFEFLNKSVTPYHTVETLKALFNAKSDKNTRFFERGGALIAVRIPKQICSDSQFRIALAHTDFPTLKITPNPDRAAAGIQTLHPEIYGSPIYTSWLDRDLGYAGLLAYEMNGTVQTKLFRGNKFVRIPQLAVHLNRGVNQEGLKVNPQTDLNALWTASIGTKFTDILQQEVPQGGKLLDFDVQLFDAQPAQFGGLENEWIYSGRLDNLSSCHAIAEAFAAGQPLEKDFQVAAFFNNEEVGSETREGAAGNFLKSVLESVSSLVCSELASVLSSSLALSIDMAHAEHPNFVQKHEPNHAPILGEGVVLKINSQKRYASDVFSSARFKLLCEQNNIPYQTFVMRNDMPCGSTVGPTISASLGIPTVDIGEPMLSMHSIREMTDVRDHEKMTLLLRAFWK; encoded by the coding sequence ATGAAATACTTTGAATTTTTGAACAAATCGGTGACCCCTTACCATACCGTAGAGACGTTAAAAGCCCTTTTTAACGCCAAAAGCGACAAAAACACCCGTTTTTTCGAACGTGGTGGCGCCTTGATTGCCGTAAGAATCCCAAAGCAAATTTGTTCGGACTCCCAGTTTAGGATAGCCCTAGCCCATACGGATTTTCCGACCCTGAAAATCACCCCCAACCCGGACCGTGCCGCAGCAGGAATTCAAACCCTGCATCCCGAAATTTACGGAAGCCCCATTTATACAAGCTGGCTGGACCGGGACCTGGGTTACGCAGGATTGCTTGCCTATGAAATGAACGGAACAGTACAGACAAAGTTGTTCCGTGGAAATAAATTTGTCCGCATTCCGCAACTGGCAGTTCACCTAAATCGCGGCGTCAACCAGGAAGGCCTCAAAGTGAACCCGCAGACCGATTTAAACGCCTTGTGGACTGCAAGTATCGGTACAAAGTTTACAGATATATTACAACAGGAAGTCCCGCAAGGCGGAAAACTATTGGATTTTGACGTGCAACTCTTTGACGCGCAGCCTGCGCAGTTTGGCGGACTCGAAAACGAATGGATTTACTCGGGTCGCCTTGACAACCTGAGCAGTTGCCACGCCATTGCCGAAGCCTTTGCTGCCGGCCAACCCCTAGAAAAGGACTTTCAGGTTGCCGCCTTCTTCAATAACGAAGAGGTTGGTTCCGAAACCCGCGAAGGCGCCGCCGGCAACTTCTTGAAAAGCGTGCTGGAATCCGTTTCGTCTCTCGTCTGTAGCGAGCTTGCGAGCGTTCTCTCGTCTAGTTTAGCTCTGTCTATCGATATGGCGCATGCCGAACACCCGAACTTTGTGCAAAAGCATGAACCCAACCACGCTCCGATTCTAGGCGAAGGCGTCGTATTGAAGATAAATTCACAAAAGCGCTACGCCAGTGACGTATTTTCAAGCGCCCGTTTCAAGCTTCTTTGCGAACAAAATAATATTCCGTATCAGACATTCGTGATGCGCAACGACATGCCGTGCGGTTCGACGGTTGGCCCCACAATTTCGGCTTCGCTTGGAATCCCGACGGTAGACATTGGCGAGCCCATGCTCAGCATGCACAGCATTCGTGAAATGACAGATGTCAGAGATCACGAAAAAATGACACTTCTGCTTAGAGCGTTCTGGAAATAA
- a CDS encoding MlaD family protein translates to MAFKPLKRINWMEMSGLLVGIFFAVAVMVFGIVLYARLFTSGMIGVEEYHLHSRFEKAFGLRPGTQVLISGVNVGRIDSMSVEGEGVRIEFIIRKQFQNLITDSATVFAMRDQNMIAARVINIDIRRGKGNVLPDGGFLPPGESQDIETVLEKVDMVLGRVNGLIDAADTILSMAKDTGTTIGALFGSRLLYDNLNRQLMRLDDITYQGKKVLYQASGLFDTIQYHVPVLLEKVDTIATTVSEMMVEVRPLPQKVDNVMGRVDGLMGQVDKTFGRVDGLLNEVSLVTSGLSDFMEATEQTLQNADDLMAGVSNMWIVKRSMPNQDSVPFMVETLW, encoded by the coding sequence ATGGCTTTTAAACCATTAAAACGTATCAACTGGATGGAAATGTCCGGCCTCCTGGTCGGTATCTTCTTTGCCGTTGCCGTGATGGTTTTTGGCATTGTGCTTTATGCAAGGCTTTTCACCTCCGGCATGATCGGTGTGGAAGAATACCACCTGCATAGCCGCTTCGAAAAAGCATTCGGTCTTCGCCCGGGCACCCAAGTCCTGATTAGCGGTGTGAACGTGGGCCGTATCGACAGTATGTCTGTTGAAGGTGAAGGCGTCAGGATTGAGTTTATTATCAGAAAGCAGTTCCAGAACCTGATTACAGATAGTGCCACTGTGTTTGCCATGCGTGACCAGAACATGATTGCGGCGCGTGTTATCAACATTGACATTCGTCGTGGAAAGGGTAACGTGCTGCCTGATGGCGGTTTTTTGCCGCCAGGAGAGTCGCAGGATATCGAAACGGTATTGGAAAAAGTCGACATGGTTCTGGGCCGCGTGAACGGATTGATCGACGCTGCTGACACCATTCTCAGCATGGCCAAGGATACGGGAACGACTATCGGTGCATTGTTTGGCTCCAGACTTTTGTATGACAACTTGAACCGCCAGCTCATGCGTCTTGACGATATTACTTACCAAGGCAAAAAGGTTTTGTACCAGGCATCTGGCTTGTTCGATACGATTCAATATCATGTTCCTGTCTTGCTTGAAAAGGTGGATACCATTGCAACGACTGTCTCTGAAATGATGGTCGAGGTCAGACCCTTGCCGCAAAAGGTGGACAACGTGATGGGCCGTGTTGACGGTTTGATGGGTCAGGTGGACAAAACCTTCGGCCGTGTCGATGGACTCTTGAACGAGGTAAGCCTCGTAACCTCTGGACTTTCGGACTTTATGGAAGCGACGGAGCAGACGCTCCAGAATGCAGACGACTTGATGGCTGGCGTTTCGAACATGTGGATTGTGAAACGTTCCATGCCTAACCAAGATTCCGTGCCCTTCATGGTGGAGACGTTATGGTAA
- a CDS encoding diguanylate cyclase domain-containing protein, protein MDFDKILSHYRAKACVMSVELFPDGSYGNIRVVAGNKAHCDDMEAFRHTPFVPNSPYEMCFPKNQNFEDHCFRCIQSGKPLHAYVDLYMMGLWLNMFLMPLDSDCENIGYCVYCYDVTPKADSSAMADLSAETATYALNTCIKLRGTDNVKQTFQEVVEDIRKTCGSDHCCILLTDTENRECSIFAESTREDVKIKPMSRYVEGFYAIAETWPETLAGSTCIIVKDERDMEKLRLANPIWGSMLDLSGVKTIVLFPLRHGGELLGYLWAVNFNVDDVLKIKETLEVTTFLIASEISSYLLLNKLQIMSTIDSLTGVKNRNVMNNRIDQIVAGRKPSPDAVIFADLNGLKRMNDDQGHISGDKVLRSAAEILQYVFPDEDVYRAGGDEFMVLVSNITENELNTRVAKIRTMAKLSENVRFSIGTCYGEPDVRRAMHIADEQMYADKNSFYAEHPELKYR, encoded by the coding sequence ATGGATTTTGATAAGATTCTATCGCATTACAGGGCGAAAGCCTGCGTGATGTCCGTGGAATTGTTTCCGGACGGGTCTTATGGGAATATCCGTGTTGTTGCAGGGAACAAGGCTCATTGTGATGATATGGAGGCCTTCAGGCACACTCCGTTTGTGCCGAATTCACCATACGAGATGTGTTTTCCGAAGAATCAGAATTTCGAAGACCACTGCTTCCGCTGTATCCAATCGGGCAAGCCGCTCCACGCCTACGTGGACCTCTACATGATGGGTCTCTGGCTGAACATGTTCCTGATGCCGCTGGATTCCGACTGCGAAAATATCGGCTACTGCGTCTACTGTTACGATGTAACCCCCAAAGCCGATTCTTCGGCCATGGCAGACCTCTCTGCAGAAACGGCCACGTACGCGCTCAACACCTGTATCAAGCTGCGCGGCACGGACAATGTCAAGCAGACATTCCAAGAGGTTGTCGAAGACATCCGTAAAACTTGCGGTTCTGACCATTGCTGCATTTTGCTCACCGACACCGAAAATCGCGAGTGCTCCATTTTTGCGGAATCCACTCGCGAAGATGTTAAAATAAAGCCGATGTCGCGATATGTCGAAGGTTTTTACGCCATTGCAGAAACATGGCCCGAAACACTTGCCGGCAGCACCTGCATTATCGTAAAAGACGAACGCGATATGGAAAAGCTCCGCTTGGCAAATCCGATTTGGGGATCGATGCTTGACCTTAGCGGCGTAAAGACGATTGTACTCTTCCCGCTGCGTCATGGCGGCGAATTGCTCGGCTACTTGTGGGCAGTCAATTTCAATGTTGACGATGTATTGAAGATCAAGGAAACCCTCGAAGTCACGACATTCCTTATAGCATCTGAAATTTCAAGCTACTTGCTTCTGAACAAGCTTCAGATTATGAGTACGATTGACTCGCTTACCGGCGTCAAAAACCGTAACGTGATGAACAACCGCATTGACCAAATTGTGGCAGGGCGCAAACCTTCACCTGACGCCGTTATTTTTGCCGACTTGAACGGACTCAAGCGCATGAACGACGATCAGGGACACATCTCCGGCGACAAGGTGTTACGTTCGGCAGCAGAAATTTTGCAATACGTTTTCCCGGATGAAGACGTGTACCGCGCCGGTGGCGACGAATTCATGGTGCTCGTTTCGAATATCACTGAAAACGAGTTGAACACCCGCGTTGCCAAAATACGCACGATGGCAAAACTATCTGAAAATGTTCGCTTCTCCATTGGTACGTGTTATGGTGAGCCCGATGTTCGTCGAGCAATGCATATTGCAGACGAACAGATGTATGCCGACAAGAATTCCTTCTACGCCGAACATCCTGAATTAAAATACAGGTAA